A genomic region of Microlunatus sagamiharensis contains the following coding sequences:
- the tyrS gene encoding tyrosine--tRNA ligase, whose protein sequence is MSDVLDELKWRGLLANSTDEEALGAHLDAGPVTFYVGFDPTAPSLHFGNLVQLVVARIFQRAGHRPLLLVGGSTGMIGDPKESGERVLSSPEVVAARVERIRTQVARFIDLEGPEAARLVNNLDWTGPMSVLTFLRDIGKHFPVNRMLARDVVRNRLEEGISYTEFSYVLLQSMDYLELFRSHGCTLQFGGSDQWGNITAGVELVRRAEGERVHALATPLLTKADGTKFGKTESGTVWLDAEMTSPYAFHQFFLQAEDEKVVDYLKVFSPRGRDEIAELERQVREEPHRRAAQRALADDVTALVHGEAERDAAVAAGQALFGQHDLAELPESVLSGVVSELGGVEIDVDAGWPSVAEVLQAGGVVASRSAGRRAASEGGAYLNNRRASDGDAPLTPEDLLHGRWVIVRRGKRTVGAVTIAGA, encoded by the coding sequence GTGAGCGACGTGCTGGACGAGCTGAAGTGGCGGGGCCTGCTGGCCAACTCGACGGACGAGGAGGCGCTCGGCGCGCACCTCGACGCGGGGCCGGTGACCTTCTACGTCGGCTTCGACCCGACCGCGCCGAGCCTGCACTTCGGCAACCTGGTGCAGCTCGTCGTGGCCCGCATCTTCCAGCGCGCGGGACACCGGCCGCTGCTGCTGGTGGGTGGTTCCACGGGGATGATCGGCGACCCCAAGGAGTCGGGGGAGCGCGTCCTCAGCAGTCCGGAGGTGGTCGCCGCCCGGGTGGAGCGGATCCGGACGCAGGTGGCGCGGTTCATCGACCTCGAGGGCCCGGAGGCGGCCCGGCTGGTGAACAACCTCGACTGGACGGGCCCGATGTCGGTCCTGACCTTCCTGCGCGACATCGGCAAGCACTTCCCGGTCAACCGCATGCTGGCCCGCGACGTGGTGCGCAACCGGCTGGAGGAGGGGATCTCCTACACCGAGTTCTCCTACGTGCTGCTGCAGTCGATGGACTACCTCGAGCTGTTCCGCAGCCACGGCTGCACGCTCCAGTTCGGGGGGAGCGACCAGTGGGGGAACATCACCGCCGGCGTCGAGCTCGTACGCCGCGCCGAGGGGGAGCGGGTGCACGCGCTCGCGACACCGCTGCTGACCAAGGCCGACGGGACCAAGTTCGGGAAGACGGAGAGCGGCACCGTGTGGCTCGACGCGGAGATGACGTCGCCGTACGCCTTCCACCAGTTCTTCCTCCAGGCCGAGGACGAGAAGGTCGTCGACTACCTCAAGGTCTTCTCCCCGCGGGGGAGGGACGAGATCGCCGAGCTCGAGCGGCAGGTCCGGGAGGAGCCCCACCGCCGGGCGGCCCAGCGGGCGCTGGCCGACGACGTGACGGCGCTCGTGCACGGGGAGGCCGAGCGGGACGCGGCCGTGGCTGCCGGGCAGGCGCTGTTCGGGCAGCACGACCTGGCCGAGCTGCCCGAGTCGGTGCTGAGCGGCGTGGTGTCCGAGCTGGGTGGGGTCGAGATCGACGTCGACGCCGGGTGGCCCAGCGTGGCCGAGGTCCTGCAGGCCGGGGGAGTGGTCGCGAGCCGGTCCGCGGGACGCCGCGCGGCGAGCGAGGGTGGTGCCTACCTCAACAACCGCCGGGCGTCGGACGGCGACGCCCCCCTCACGCCGGAGGACCTCCTGCACGGGCGGTGGGTCATCGTCCGACGGGGCAAGCGGACGGTGGGCGCGGTTACCATCGCCGGCGCCTGA
- the argH gene encoding argininosuccinate lyase, with the protein MTDTPTPTATAGTAEHAGRLWGGRFAGGTAPAMAALSRSTQFDWRLAPYDLDGSVAHARALHRAGLLTDDELAGMLDGLSVLREEVASGAFAPGEDDEDVHGALERRLTAVVGAELGGRLRAGRSRNDQVATLLRLWLRDHLRLVAGAAAEVVTALHDQATTHLGAPMPGRTHLQHAQPVLLSHHLLAHAWPLLRDVDRMRDLDRRLAESPYGSGALAGTSLGLDPTFVAEQLGFASSVPNSIDGTSARDLAAEAAYVLAQVGVDLSRLAEDVILWCTYEFGFARLDDAWSTGSSIMPQKKNPDIAELARGKAGRLVGHLAGLLTTLKGLPLAYDRDLQEDKEPLFDAVDQLLVLLPAVAGMVGTLTFDTERLASLAPRGFSLATDLADWLVRERVPFAVAHDVAGETVRYCEARGLELSDLTPKQLGEVSPLLRPEVLDVLTVTGSIDSRDGRGGTATVRVREQLDEVETALGQAKAWADGTAGNVGARPGTDA; encoded by the coding sequence GTGACCGACACCCCGACCCCGACCGCGACGGCGGGGACCGCCGAGCACGCCGGACGCCTGTGGGGCGGCCGCTTCGCGGGTGGGACCGCCCCGGCGATGGCCGCGCTGAGCCGCTCGACCCAGTTCGACTGGCGCCTCGCTCCGTACGACTTGGACGGCTCCGTCGCCCACGCCCGAGCCCTGCACCGGGCGGGGCTGCTCACCGACGACGAGCTCGCCGGCATGCTCGACGGCCTCTCCGTGCTGCGCGAGGAGGTCGCCAGCGGCGCCTTCGCGCCCGGCGAGGACGACGAGGACGTGCACGGCGCCCTCGAACGCCGCCTGACCGCGGTCGTCGGGGCCGAGCTCGGCGGTCGCCTCCGGGCCGGGCGCTCGCGCAACGACCAGGTCGCCACCCTGCTGCGGCTGTGGCTGCGTGACCACCTGCGGCTCGTGGCCGGTGCGGCGGCCGAGGTGGTCACCGCGCTGCACGACCAGGCCACGACGCACCTCGGCGCCCCCATGCCGGGACGCACGCACCTCCAGCACGCGCAGCCGGTGCTGCTCTCGCACCACCTGCTGGCGCATGCCTGGCCGCTGCTGCGCGACGTCGACCGGATGCGTGACCTCGACCGCCGGCTCGCCGAGAGCCCGTACGGCTCGGGGGCGCTGGCCGGCACCTCCCTCGGGCTCGACCCGACCTTCGTGGCCGAGCAGCTGGGCTTCGCCTCCTCGGTGCCGAACTCGATTGACGGCACGTCGGCGCGCGACCTCGCGGCCGAGGCGGCGTACGTGCTCGCCCAGGTCGGGGTGGACCTGTCCCGGCTGGCCGAGGACGTGATCCTCTGGTGCACCTACGAGTTCGGCTTCGCCCGGCTGGACGACGCCTGGTCGACGGGGTCGAGCATCATGCCCCAGAAGAAGAACCCCGACATCGCCGAGCTCGCGCGCGGCAAGGCGGGCCGGCTGGTGGGGCACCTCGCCGGGCTGCTCACCACGCTCAAGGGGCTCCCGCTGGCGTACGACCGGGACCTCCAGGAGGACAAGGAGCCGCTGTTCGACGCGGTCGACCAGCTCCTGGTGCTGCTGCCCGCCGTGGCCGGGATGGTCGGCACGCTCACCTTCGACACCGAGCGGCTGGCAAGCCTGGCCCCGCGTGGCTTCTCCCTGGCCACCGACCTGGCCGACTGGCTGGTGCGCGAGCGGGTCCCGTTCGCCGTCGCGCACGACGTGGCCGGGGAGACGGTGCGCTACTGCGAGGCCCGGGGCCTGGAGCTGTCCGACCTCACGCCGAAGCAGCTGGGCGAGGTGTCGCCGCTGCTGCGCCCGGAGGTGCTGGACGTCCTCACGGTCACGGGCTCGATCGACAGCCGTGACGGCCGCGGCGGCACCGCGACCGTCCGGGTGCGCGAGCAGCTGGACGAGGTGGAGACGGCACTCGGGCAGGCGAAGGCGTGGGCCGACGGCACGGCGGGAAACGTGGGAGCCCGGCCCGGGACCGACGCTTAG